The following proteins come from a genomic window of Pirellulaceae bacterium:
- a CDS encoding ATP-binding cassette domain-containing protein — MTTPLLEVKNLCVRYPIWGGIFRHKVNEVSAVDDVSFTIDAGETLGLVGESGCGKTTIAKAIVNIHRAMTPGVEQTGQVIFHSDDGPINILELSRSEMRPLRSQLQIIFQDPFSSLNPRMTVGNIIETPLRLHSKQTAKERRDRVSYLLDRVGLQPEHATRYPHEFSGGQRQRVGIARALAVQPKLIVADEAVSALDVSVQAQVLNLLGDLQEEFGLTYLFVAHDLSVVHHISDRIAVMYLGKLVEFGGSDQVYRTPLHPYSRALISAVPQPVPRRDRTDRIQLIGEVPTPLNKPSGCPFRTRCSIAKDECADAMPDLVEKESNHRVACPYSE, encoded by the coding sequence ATGACGACTCCCCTGTTAGAAGTCAAAAATCTCTGTGTGCGTTATCCCATTTGGGGCGGTATTTTTCGTCACAAGGTCAACGAGGTGTCAGCCGTCGATGATGTATCCTTCACGATTGATGCGGGAGAAACCTTGGGGCTTGTCGGAGAAAGCGGTTGTGGGAAAACAACCATTGCCAAGGCAATTGTGAACATTCATCGAGCAATGACTCCCGGAGTCGAACAGACGGGGCAAGTAATCTTCCATTCGGACGATGGGCCGATCAACATTCTGGAATTGAGTCGGTCCGAGATGCGACCCCTGCGATCTCAACTCCAAATTATTTTTCAAGATCCCTTCTCGTCGCTCAATCCTCGCATGACGGTTGGCAATATCATTGAAACTCCCCTGCGGTTGCATAGCAAGCAAACAGCGAAAGAACGTCGGGACCGCGTCAGCTACCTTTTGGATCGAGTTGGATTGCAGCCCGAACACGCGACTCGTTATCCACACGAGTTTTCGGGTGGGCAGCGGCAACGAGTTGGAATAGCTCGTGCACTGGCCGTTCAACCGAAGCTGATCGTTGCCGATGAGGCGGTTTCGGCGTTGGATGTTTCCGTACAGGCGCAGGTCTTAAATCTACTGGGCGATCTGCAGGAAGAGTTTGGACTTACCTACCTATTTGTGGCCCATGATTTGTCGGTAGTGCATCACATTAGTGATCGAATCGCGGTGATGTACCTTGGGAAACTTGTCGAATTCGGCGGTTCCGATCAGGTTTACCGGACACCCTTGCATCCTTACTCAAGAGCTCTGATTTCTGCGGTGCCTCAACCCGTCCCCCGACGTGATCGCACCGATCGCATTCAATTGATCGGTGAAGTGCCGACTCCATTGAACAAACCGAGTGGCTGCCCATTTCGTACACGGTGCTCGATTGCTAAAGATGAATGTGCCGATGCGATGCCCGATCTGGTCGAAAAAGAATCGAACCATCGTGTCGCTTGTCCCTACTCGGAGTAG